Genomic segment of Dactylococcopsis salina PCC 8305:
AATGGCGTAATGGCGTAATCCTAGATCAGAAAAAAACTTTACCGGCTGCGATTAAAGTTCTCAAACGCCAACGAGAAAAAACACTCTTGGAAATCGTGCTTACAGAAGGAAGAAATCGTCAAATTAGACGAGTTGCAGAACAGTTGGGTTATCCCGTTCTGGCTCTTCATCGTAGCGCGATCGGTGCGCTCAATTTGAAAACTAAGGATAAACTTTTAAATGAATCTGGGAATTATCGATTTTTAACGGCCCAAGAAGTCTATTATCTTAAACAGGAATCTAAGTAAAATTAAATCAATTGATACTATGTTCAGTGAAAAACAACAAGCTCCGCCCATGACTCCCCAGCAACAACAAGTGGATAAACTCAAGGAAATCGGCTCACAAATGCGCCAAATACGGGAAGAAAAGTCGATTTCCATCGATGAAATCGCTACTAAAACCCGTATTCAAGCTCGGTTACTGGTGGCGATCGAAGAAGGAAATCTGGATCATCTTCCCGAACCCGTTTATGTACAAGGTTTAATCAAACAATTTGCAGAAGCATTGGGTTTAAACGGAAGAGAATATGCGGAAGCATTTCCCATAGGAAGACAAACTTACACGATCGAACCCTCTTGGCGACAACTACCAGCGGCGCAATTACGCCCTTTACATCTCTACCTTTTCTATATTTTATTAATTGTGGCTTCGGTGAGTGGTTTATCCTACCTAGTGGAAAGCCATACCACACAAGAAAACGCCGAACCACAGACCAATCAAGAGCAAATCGTCGAAAAACCGATCGAGGACAATAATTCTCCACCTCAATTAGCCAGCACGACTCCTCCTCCCGAAAAAACCCAAGAACACCCGATCGAGATCAAAGTATCCATTAAAAAAGACTCTTGGGTGAGAGTAACCAGCGACGGGGAAGAAATTTATGAAGGAATCCTCGCCACTGGAGAAACCCAAAAATGGACAGGAGAAGAAAAACTCACTCTTCGCGCGGGAAACGCTGGCGGTGTTGTTGTGGAATACAATCAACAATCACCGACGGTTTTAGGAGAATCGGGAGAAGTCAAACAAGTTACTTACTCGCCGTCAAATTAGGGGTTGCTGAAAAAGTCCATTGGTTGGTTAAGTAAGGCAAGTTGCCTTAGGCAAGAGGCAAGTAGGTTGGGTGAAGTTTACGAAACCCAACACCAATCAGCAAGTTGCCTCTTGCCTTAGGGTTGATTGATCGGTAGGAGTTCAAGGTTTTGATGCAAGGTGCGTGACGATTGAACAATCAATGAACTTGCATTTTTATCTGAACTGAATCGCCTCAAATCCTTATTTGGCAAGACTTTCAGTTTTATTCAGCAAGCCCCAAATTAGAGGAAGAAACGAGAGGAGAACCATCCGCAGCTTCGAGAGTAAACCCAGCATCTTCGATCATTTGCCAATCTTCCTTCGCCGCTTGTCCTGGGGTCGTCAAATAATCAGCAACAAAAATCGAGTTTGCGGGATACAAGCCTAAAGGCTGGAGAGAGCGTAAATGGACTTCTCTTCCCCCTGCAATCCGAATTTCTCGTTCTGGAAGCAGAAAGCGGTATAAACACAGCACTCGTAAACAAAACGGTGGCGTTAAGGGAGAGGTTGGCTTTTCTCCAAAGAGAGTTCCCGAAATCGGAATCAGGAAGTTGACAGGAATACTTGTGATTTCTAGCTTCCTAAGAGAGAGCGCCAGATCAATAACATCATCTAAAGATTCTCCCATGCCAATAATCCCCCCAGAACAGGTGGTCATTCCTGCTTTTTGCACCTGATTGACAGTTTCGACTCGATCGAGGAACGTATGAGTCGAACAAATCTCAGGATGATAATTCTCGGAAGTATTCAAATTATGATTCACACGGTCAACTCCTGCGGCTGCTAACCGTTGCGCTTGAGTTTCATTGAGTAGCCCCACACAAGCGCAAATTTTCAGGTTATATTGACGTTTAACCGCCTCTACCGCCTCACAAACCTGATTGAGGAGAGATGCGGTGGGAGTGCGTCCAGAAGTGACTAAACAGAACGTTCCCGCTTTCAATTCTGAGGCTTGAGCCGCCGCATCAAGAATTTTTTCCTTTGCTAAAAAAGGATACTTTTCAATTTCTGCGGTGGAAATTTTGGATTGAGAACAATAATGACAATCTTCGGGACACAAACCACTTTGAGCATTGACTAAAAAATGGAGACGAACTCGATTTTCCCAATAGTGATAGCGCACCTGATACGCTGCGTTTAATTGTGATAGTAACTCCTCATTGGGAGCAGTTAAAACCGCCTTTGCTTCTTCTCTGGTGAGACATTCTCCAGCGAGAGATTTTGTCGCTAGAGCATTCCAATTAATTGTGGTCATGCGTTATTCATTATGCGTTATGCGTTTGCTTCTGGGAATCAGTGTTTTATGATCCCATTTGAGCTAAATTCCAATCTGGACGTAAATCTTGAGCATTGCGTAGATAGGGATGAACAATTTCCCAGTGAGGGTTAGCCGTGTTCACATGAATTAAAAAACGAATACAACGAGCTAAACTTCCTTCTACGTGCATTTGTTGTACATCCAGCAGAGCCACATTATCCCAATTTGGTCGTTCTCGTGCAATACTTGCAGGGAAAGTCGCATCTAAATCGCGGGTTGTGGTGAAGACAGCGCTAATAATATCATTTGGGTCGAGATGATTTCGGGTTTCTAGTTCATCGAGAAGTTCCATAACTGCTTCTCGCATTGCTTCCACCGTATTTGCTGAAGCTGTTGTCGCCCCACGAATTGCTCGTACTTTCCACTCCACCACGAAGTTTCCTCCCTTTACTCTGTTTTAGTCATTTTTAAGGTCGATAGAGCCATAATGGCTGACCATTGGTTTCTAGTTCAAATTTTAGCCAATCTCTTGTGGTTTTCAGGGTAAGATTTGTATCAACTTCACTGCGACCTGGTAAAAATCGCTGTAGAGGAGACTTTTTCTCCCCAATGTTGACGCATTCTGTATAATCGGGGTTGAGATCAGCGAGTTCCGCTACCCAGCGCCGCGCTTCTTCTTCTGTTCCCAGACGATCGACAATTCCTAAATTTTGAGCCTGTTCTCCCGTGAAAATTCGCCCATCTGCAAAACTTTGTACGGTTTCTCGGGTTAAATTACGAGCTTCTGCGATCGTTTGCACAAACTGATGATAACTGGTGTCAATCAATGCTTGTAAGATTTGCTTTTCTTCGTCGGTGAGTTCTCGATCGAAGGAAAGAATGTCTTTATAGGGACCCGATTTAATCACCTTGAAAGAGACTCCTATTTTGTCGAGAAGGCGTTCTAAATTGTTCCCTCGTAGAATTACGCCAATGCTACCCGTAATCGTGCCAGGGTTGGCGACAATTTTTTCCGCACCCATCCCCACATAAACGCCTCCAGAGGCGGAAATATTGCCGAAACTAGCGACAATTTTTACTTTTTGCTGTAACGCCCTCAAAGCGCTATAAATCTCTTGAGAGTCGCCGACAGTTCCGCCAGGGGAATCAATGCGAAGTAACAGCGCTTTCCATTTCTGTTTCTCCACTGTTTTCAGTGCTTTTAGCACTCTTTCTCGTGTTTCCGACGCGATCGCGCCTGTGATTTCAATGCGAGCAATTTTTTTGCCTCGTCTTTTTCCAATCAACCAAACCATAGATTATCAGCGACTATTTGAATCTATTATTCTAACCCAATAGTGACTGTTTGATGGCGATCCCACTTCCCACCGTTAGAATATAGCATTTTGTAACAATTTATATCGCATCTTGCTTGAAATATTGCAAAGTGGTGAAAAGATATTTCTTAGTTGAGAGGAGCTTATAACTCATGTCATTATCAGATACACAAGTGTTGATTGCTTTAGCAGTTGCTTTAGTGCCAGGTGTTCTCGCCTTTCGTTTAGCAACTGAACTTTACAAATAAAAATCGGCGTGCGTCAAGTTTGACAATCTCGATAATTCCGTCCACAGTTGATGCTGTGGGCGTTTTTTTTGCTCGATCGAAGATCATGGAGGAATGGTTTTGCCCCCCAACCCCCCAAGTTTGGCGTTTTTTTGCTCGATCGAAGATCATGGAGGAATGGTTTTGCCCCCCAACCCCCCAAGTTTGGGGGGCTTCCATGAGTAAACTTTTTACGAATAATTATAGAACTGCTATATAGCAATCTGGTTTCTTATGTGAGAAACCGATTAACTAAGTTCCCCCAGAATTGGGGGTTAGGGGGCAAAATTTTCTCGTCACTCATCTTAACTAAGTTCCCCCAGAATTGGGGGTTAGGGGGCAAAATTTTCTCGTCACTCATCTTAACTAAGTTCCCCCAGAATTGGGGGCTAGGGGGCGAAATTTTCTCGTCACTCATCTAGGATTGCTATAGCATAGTTATCAAAAGTTAAGTTTAATTTCTCTTCTGGTAAAATGCCCACAAATCAAGCCACTCCTGTACGTCAAAAAAAAGCCTCTTCTCGACGCAAGAAATCCACCCGCCGCACTTTTCCTCGTTATACTGCATTAACGCTCGAAATTAGTGCCAAAATCCTCGTCAATCTCGTTCTGCTAACGGTTGTAATGACCGCACTTAATAAGTTAATTCCTACCTACAGAATCCAAGTGTCTCGCTTAGAAGAAGTGAAACAGGAAGTGGATAAAACTAAAACTCGTGTTGATGAACTCAACAATGAATTTACTCGCAACTTTGATCCCTATCAAAGCGAGATTATCATGCAGGAACAAACCAATCAAATCAAACCCAATCAGCGTCGCGTGATTTGGTTAGAATGAACAATGACCTGTGAAGCATCAGTAGTGACCGTGACTAACCAACAACAAAACAACAACCAATTATCAATTCTCAACGATTCCCCCGTCTTACTGTTAGTTGATGGTCACTCCCTCGCCTTTCGTGCTTATTATGCCTTTGCGAAAGGGAGAGACGGGGGATTAAAAACGTCTGATGGTACACCGACCAGCATTTGTTTTGGTTTTCTTAAATCCCTGCTACTGGTGTTAGAAGCGGAAAAACCCCAAGCCTGCGCGATCGCCTTTGATTTAGGTTTACCCACCTTTCGCCACGAAGCTGATGAAACCTACAAAGCCGATCGAGCGGAAACCCCTGATGACTTCATTCCAGATTTAGCGAACCTGCAAGAAATCCTTGCCGCGCTTAACTTACAGGTCATCACTGCTGCTGGTTACGAAGCGGATGACGTTCTCGGAACACTCGCTAGACAGGGGAAAGCGCAAGGATACCTTACCAAAATTATAACTGGAGACAGAGATTTATTTCAACTGATTAATGAAACCGACAAAATCAGTGTTCTTTATCTGGATAA
This window contains:
- the psaM gene encoding photosystem I reaction center subunit XII, whose amino-acid sequence is MSLSDTQVLIALAVALVPGVLAFRLATELYK
- a CDS encoding helix-turn-helix domain-containing protein, with protein sequence MFSEKQQAPPMTPQQQQVDKLKEIGSQMRQIREEKSISIDEIATKTRIQARLLVAIEEGNLDHLPEPVYVQGLIKQFAEALGLNGREYAEAFPIGRQTYTIEPSWRQLPAAQLRPLHLYLFYILLIVASVSGLSYLVESHTTQENAEPQTNQEQIVEKPIEDNNSPPQLASTTPPPEKTQEHPIEIKVSIKKDSWVRVTSDGEEIYEGILATGETQKWTGEEKLTLRAGNAGGVVVEYNQQSPTVLGESGEVKQVTYSPSN
- the bioB gene encoding biotin synthase BioB, which produces MTTINWNALATKSLAGECLTREEAKAVLTAPNEELLSQLNAAYQVRYHYWENRVRLHFLVNAQSGLCPEDCHYCSQSKISTAEIEKYPFLAKEKILDAAAQASELKAGTFCLVTSGRTPTASLLNQVCEAVEAVKRQYNLKICACVGLLNETQAQRLAAAGVDRVNHNLNTSENYHPEICSTHTFLDRVETVNQVQKAGMTTCSGGIIGMGESLDDVIDLALSLRKLEITSIPVNFLIPISGTLFGEKPTSPLTPPFCLRVLCLYRFLLPEREIRIAGGREVHLRSLQPLGLYPANSIFVADYLTTPGQAAKEDWQMIEDAGFTLEAADGSPLVSSSNLGLAE
- a CDS encoding slr1601 family putative cell division protein, producing MPTNQATPVRQKKASSRRKKSTRRTFPRYTALTLEISAKILVNLVLLTVVMTALNKLIPTYRIQVSRLEEVKQEVDKTKTRVDELNNEFTRNFDPYQSEIIMQEQTNQIKPNQRRVIWLE
- the sppA gene encoding signal peptide peptidase SppA, with the protein product MVWLIGKRRGKKIARIEITGAIASETRERVLKALKTVEKQKWKALLLRIDSPGGTVGDSQEIYSALRALQQKVKIVASFGNISASGGVYVGMGAEKIVANPGTITGSIGVILRGNNLERLLDKIGVSFKVIKSGPYKDILSFDRELTDEEKQILQALIDTSYHQFVQTIAEARNLTRETVQSFADGRIFTGEQAQNLGIVDRLGTEEEARRWVAELADLNPDYTECVNIGEKKSPLQRFLPGRSEVDTNLTLKTTRDWLKFELETNGQPLWLYRP
- the aroH gene encoding chorismate mutase, which translates into the protein MEWKVRAIRGATTASANTVEAMREAVMELLDELETRNHLDPNDIISAVFTTTRDLDATFPASIARERPNWDNVALLDVQQMHVEGSLARCIRFLIHVNTANPHWEIVHPYLRNAQDLRPDWNLAQMGS